The Myotis daubentonii chromosome 9, mMyoDau2.1, whole genome shotgun sequence genome has a segment encoding these proteins:
- the SYVN1 gene encoding E3 ubiquitin-protein ligase synoviolin isoform X7 codes for MRSPRLAWPSPSSGTTSAPASWRSSPSSSSSSVSTGWRRTAWTLWNAAPISPGSFTAALSYAILMTMVLTIFIKYVLHSVDLQSENPWDNKAVYMLYTELFTGFIKVLLYLAFMTIMIKVHTFPLFAIRPMYLAMRQFKKAVTDAIMSRRAIRNMNTLYPDATPEELQAMDNVCIICREEMVTGAKKLPCNHIFHTSCLRSWFQRQQTCPTCRMDVLRASLPTQSPPPPEPADQGPPPAPHPPPLLPQPPNFPQGLLPPFPPGMFPLWPPMAPFPPVPPPPSSGEAAAPPSTSAAALSRPSGAATTTAASAASAPAPGSAPTAEAAPTPGFPFPPPWMGMPLPPPFAFPPMPVPPAGFAGLTPEELRALEGHERQHLEARLQSLRNIHTLLDAAMLQINQYLTVLASLGPPRPATSVSSSEETAPTVAAASSSSIPSSEATTPSTGASPPAPEPEKPSGPESVGTEELPEDGEPDAAELRRRRLQKLESPVAH; via the exons ATGCGGTCACCGAGACTTGCCTGGCCTTCACCGTCTTCCGGGACGACTTCAGCCCCCGCTTCGTGGCGCTCTtcaccctcctcctcttcctcaagtGTTTCCACTGGCTGGCGGAGGACCGCGTGGACTTT ATGGAACGCAGCCCCAATATCTCCTGGCTCTTTCACTGCCGCATTGTCT tacGCCATCCTGATGACTATGGTGCTCACCATCTTCATCAAATACGTGCTGCACTCCGTGGACCTTCAGAGCGAAAACCCCTGGGACAATAAGGCCGTGTACATGCTCTACACAGAGCTGTTTACAG GCTTCATCAAGGTTCTGCTCTATCTGGCTTTCATGACCATCATGATCAAGGTGCACACCTTCCCTCTGTTTGCCATCCGGCCTATGTACCTGGCCATGAG GCAGTTCAAGAAAGCTGTGACAGACGCCATCATGTCTCGCCGAGCTATCCGCAACATGAACACACT GTACCCAGATGCCACCCCAGAGGAACTCCAGGCAATGGACAATGTATGCATCATCTGTCGAGAAGAGATGGTGACTGGTGCCAAGAAACTGCCCTGCAACCACATTTTCCATACCAG CTGCCTGCGCTCCTGGTTCCAGCGGCAGCAGACCTGCCCTACTTGCCGTATGGATGTCCTTCGTGCATCGCTGCCAACCCAATCACCACCACCCCCTGAACCTGCGGATCAGGGAccaccacctgccccccaccccccaccactcctgccccagccccccaact TCCCCCAGGGCCTCCTACCTCCCTTTCCACCAGGCATGTTCCCTCTGTGGCCCCCCATGGCCCCCTTTCCACCCGTtccacctcctcccagctcagGAGAGGCTGCGGCCCCTCCATCCACCAGCGCAG CAGCCCTTTCTCGGCCCAGTGGAGCAGCCACAACCACAGCTGcttctgctgcctctgccccggcacctggctctgcccccaccgCCGAGGCTGCTCCCACCCCGggcttccccttcccccctccctggaTGGGCATGCCGCTGCCGCCACCCTTTG ccttcCCCCCAATGCCTGTGCCCCCTGCCGGCTTTGCTGGGCTGACCCCGGAGGAGCTGCGGGCTCTGGAAGGCCACGAGCGGCAGCACCTGGAGGCTCGGCTGCAGAGCCTGCGCAACATCCACACGCTGCTAGATGCTGCCATGCTGCAGATCAACCAGTACCTCACTGTACTCGCCTCCTTGGG GCCCCCCCGGCCGGCCACCTCAGTCAGCTCCAGTGAGGAGACTGCCCCTACAGttgctgctgcctcctccagcaGCATCCCCAGCTCCGAGGCCACCACCCCGTCCACAGGAGCTTCCCCACCAGCCCCAGAACCTGAAAAGCCTTCAG GTCCTGAGTCCGTGGGCACCGAGGAGCTGCCTGAGGACGGGGAGCCTGACGCAGCGgagctccgccgccgccgcctgcagAAGCTGGAGTCCCCCGTCGCCCACTGA